The following DNA comes from Henckelia pumila isolate YLH828 unplaced genomic scaffold, ASM3356847v2 CTG_461:::fragment_3, whole genome shotgun sequence.
caccaatgaagtggcactattctattgacctacaatttatcacatctttatcacatccaatagaatagtgtcacatcattggtgggcatggtaggtgggcacttgaaagaaactatatatatatatatatccatataaaatcttttcactacttttttttttttgtaagttGATCATTGATAAACTAAATTTCCATCCGCAAGGTTCTCAATTTGTAAACcaatacaaaatttcattttgactaaatctttcatctcaaattctCTTTTCAAGACATCAATTGTATTTTCAAGTTCGTCTGGCCGACTTCTGATGATATtttaatcatcaacatatacaacaataacgaaaaattttgatatgttcttttaaataaaaatgcatgaaaAAATTGGATCATTTTTTTAGCCTTCTTACAACAAATAGTTGACAAGTAGCTTGTACCATATGCGCCTGTATTGCTTTAATTCATACAAAGATTTTTGCAGTTTCATGgagcaaatattttttaaaatttaatttgaatCAGTTACTTCTGAAATCTTAAACCCGGCCCTTCAGGAATTTTCATGTAAATATCATTATAAAGTTTTCCGTAAAAGTATGtggtaacaacatccataataCGAATTTCAAATATTTCTTGTACGACCATGTCAATTGTTAGAGTAGATGTTCTGCAAGCCATTTGTTGGCTAGAAACTTTAGTGACTTCAAGTGTAATGaatagtatttattttaaatataagtaTTTTTACTCAATTTTGGCATTTATTTATCTGCATactcatgcaagctgcatagataaagaccttaaaaatattatactaaataaatatgaggttgtacatgtgATTACAATCATGAAACACGTATCTTaaattactgtatattctaaaacgaGTTCTTGATCGATTTGGGCGTCCAAaaaaggataaggattgctcgagctcgagactagaatctgtaatgatgtgtaccacgtttcattggtatgaacaTTGAGATGTTTAACAGTACAAATTGACgctcatacgatgagttcactgaactacccaCCCTCGGACATCCCGAGTGGTTATCATTCATCAAGTGGATAAGTATGTGGtcatggttgtacaccattagttaaCCCGAGAAAACAGTGAGACTCTACGTGTTaagtgtaacacccggtatttttaatacgtaaattcgcatgcataattaggaaatttatttattgaaaattttagatttatgggttaaataattatgtgaaattatttgtgcatgttttaagttatttttaagcatttaacccataattagtgattttcatgatttatggaaattaattgttttgatcgcgtagacgggaccgtggacggacgagataccaaaatatttagccaaaaatattttatgagttttatgagccttaaaaataatattttaaggtattttgtcaagaaaattttagtatttaattatatatttatttaagggttgatttttagccaaaataagtcattttaatgacttttattaacttttaaaaatgcCATGtcttaatatttcgggatttattaattttatattattgtaACTTGTATttgaaagtttaaaaatattatctaTATGGTATATTATCTACCCTAGTTAATAAATATGTAATTACCTTATATTATCTATCCAAATCCCCTCCCTATCTCACGCCCGAAACCCCTAGCCGTCTCCATCTTCTTCAGCCCCCATTATCACGTTTTCAGCAGATTGTAgaagcctccatagccgattcttTTAGTTCTTGAGAGTTCTTCATTCgatcgtcgtcccggaaacgttctACGCACTTGGCTCTATTGATTCTatggtgcaaggcatgttttcttTCTCAAATTTTCATGCCATATCAGTGGTTAATAGTGCGCGTGTGTATGCATTAGAATTATTCaagaaaatttcagaaaaatcgtTTGGTTTTGGTTGTTATGCACCTTGTTCATGTATTTCTTccatcatgctcacgtttttcttcCTCCATGACTTGTATGACTGCTGGTCAGGGTCCTTCAGGGTCCCTAGGTTGTGTGAAAGgggtctggactcgagtggctcgagtggttcgagccaaacgagcccaggtagGCGCTGGTGCAGGTTCGGCCTCCATGGGTGCGTAGGTTTAGGGTTCTGAGAAGGGGGTTCGGTGTTGGTGATctaggctgcatggggctggggccatgggcaggttaggaccgcccagacgtgggccacgtctgggcggcggagctccggccaggggcggccggagtagggcggcagcagccctagaagggctgctgctctcggccgagCAGAATAGGGGAAAGGGGCGTCGGGTTGTGAGGGTTTGggggatccgggtcgggttgttgggtccgggtcgggttcaataagtcatgggtcaagtctagtgggtccgggttaagtgagtcgggctcgagtatttttatttttaagtattaagtataattaagtgttaaatgggctcaattaaattccaaaaatttaattgggttacatttaattaattggatggaatttaatatttaattgggcttagaaatgaaatttttgggcttaagtttgttattgggccagtctcagtgttagtgggccagaatttaagaaaatgggcttgagtgttagggccagcagttcagtacaacccatgaaaaattgcatgagtcctgaatatatatttaattatttttatgcatggaagttatttttaatatttatatgttagtatgaaattaaattaaatatatatgaaggacacacattttatttaagtacatgcattcatgaaataatttttatgcatgatttaatgtttgaggttgagcaaaagaaaataattttatgttggaagttgaagtagtgtgacaatttaagggggattcatccccatatgtgaactattgaagggcagtttactgccaatttaagaggtgattcgtcaccgccacgtacgttggtttaccacgctgatcagtatttaatgtatatatggttacactatggatgcgacctttcgatgttagaaaatactttgctcaacaatgtttatgtattattatgatattcaagtttaatttaagtttatgttatgttcatgatatttttaagcatgctcattcatgcatatgttatgtattagtattaaagtgatttaaattattttaaacccttgttatgttagcatgttgggcctctaggctcactatactgatatggtgcaggtgagtacgtagaggaggatgtagtacccaccggcggcgaggacctatgagcggacaagcagtaaccccgtgaccgttgtctgagtctacgtcatgttttgaatatttttatcattttatacatttttatttattttcagtggtggatattattactcatcttatttaaatattttcaatgcatgcaaattttatttattttgcttatgtcagtattttattaaatgttagactcagatatttaatttattaaaggttgcatttttatttaagttatttatttttaaatctatttattctgtgcatatatgtatgggcatgtatgtacgtatttttacttagtaagtataaaacaaaatttccgcatatttatttatatttagagagttagggtcgtttcattaagactgtgctttgactcgtttaccgactccatgagggtcatcaaGTGGCGAGATTGAGTGCAATTGCGACACATGTAGAAGTTAGAGCATTGTAGTCGGGAATTCACCGCTCGTCTacgtgtggatatcctatgtgatctaaTGAGATGATAGTGCATGAAAACTCTAGCCAGAGTATGAGATATATGTGCATTAGGGTAAAGTGGTtccctagttgcacatgcgatgctACTATGTATTCTCAAAGATGCATCACATCGTTATCGAACTTCACATGCAATCCTTGATGAACCAGTGATTgcagattcgatcgggatatataagatgaagggactgtactgtacgatAACCATAATCGATTgatcttgtaggcactatcagtgatacataAGAAATTCCAGTACGTTTGTGTAAGTGTTATTTTAATTGTGGATCACGAATGTAACCTATAAACTAGCTggattcttttttaaaaaaataaataaataaatcaaagcaagagaaaattatttgggttgaAAATCATGATATTTGTGATTATGCTGTATTTGTATTatctaaaatatatatgtaaggATTTATGTATTTTCACAAGATATATACTACATGTGTGTGTGGGTGGATGTACAATACACAATACACACATGAACGCATCCTCAATTCATTCATTAGAATTTAGAGTCAATATCTTTctccaaaaaaaacaaaaacaaaaaccttAAAATGAATTCATATcagattaaataaattaatgggCCAAAATACAAAACACACTTCTGATAAGTTCATGGCCCAAAAGTTAATATAATGGTCTGATTTAATTACCCAATTACGAATCAACATTCAATTTATTTAAACCCCAAAAGAATAGTCCACATGGACCAAATCTTCACTCATAGGACATGGTTAATCTCCCATATCAACACCATTTCATTAAAAGAAAATTTCTTCTATCATTGTATTTCTCAACCTCGTGATATGACAAAGGTAGCGTTCGGTACATACACGAGATGATCGAATAACATGGATGTATAATATaagtgaaaaattaattaaatacaaatattttttgtatcataattatttatatgatatttgtaTGAAAATGCTCgattattttataattacaaATAATATGGTTAGAATGCCTCGATATGCGAGACACGTATGGCCCACCAGAGAGCCGGGGCTCCCATTTATTAACCTATGAGTTAAAATCTCCACTCACTAGTTTTTTTATATTGATGTGACAAGTCATGGAGTACCGAGTATTCACTATTCAGAGGAGCgaccaatttttttattttttttgtttgctttcttttataatttttaaaatatagtcCTATAAActaattaattacaaaaaaatatttgtgtaaTTAATTTGTAGTTCATTTACAACTACCAtcgttaataaaatatttttaattttcaatattttgaaaTGAATATATCACTAAAAACAAACtggtattttaaaaataataaaattaaagtaataaaaatactatcatatttacataattattattttcaattaaaaaaatttatacaaaaagatatctaaagttttaaatgttatcataattaggggtgcaaacgaatcgaatcgagccgaataatggtaaaattttaaggttcgaattcggctcgatacgagtatattcgagttcgagctcgattcaaagttcgataatttcaaatattttggcttgagttcggctcgaaatgaagttcgagttcgaattcggttcgaaatattcgaacctattcgtgaactattcggatattatggttcgaaatgctcgaaatgtatatatattattatataattatattatattaattaaatattaaagcccgcgaactattcgcgaactatcgaacagagtaatttcggctcgagctcgactagaaaaaaaattcgaacatgttcgaattcggctcgagttctataaactcgaatacgaatcaaatatttatcgagcaagctcgtaaagctcacgaacaggttcgtttgcacccctaatcATAATCTTTACACTTTTTaagtttttataaaaaaatatttaataaaaaattacttTATATGCAACTTATTGCATTCAAGAGAATACTAATTTATACAAAACTAGGGCCTAGGGGGTCAATAAATCTTACGAGTTAAATTAAACTCTTCATTTGATTTATTTCTATGTAAATTTACATTAAATTCATAAACTCATACTTTAATTTGTATTcagtttttctaaaaaaaaaaaaggtttttaTATCCCgtgatctaaaaaaaaaatctgtacTCCTAGACTCATATGTTTTTTATCGGATGAAATttggtacaaaacattgaaaatatgatacaaatatatgatatttacGTATCAACTGTTTGAGATTCGGTATTATTGTATGATTTTTGAATACTCAAATATgtataaaaatattgatattaatgatacatttatcttattttgataaaaatcaataaaaaaacattggaaaaatgatattaatatatgatatttgtgtATCAAATATGTTAAAACTTATACAAATATATGACTTTTGGTACTCAAACATATATTACAAGTGTtagatattaataaaattattcatattttatactcaaaatattattttttgtatcAAATCTAAACAAATTAATACTCGAATATTATATAttagtaccatattttcaattttttgtacCAATTTTCATCCTAGAAAAAACGTGTAGGTCCGGGaagtgcaattttttttttttttttgacttaAAGAGTGTAAACACCTGTTTTTTCTTAGAGATACTAAACACACATTTGAATTTGGATTTAGAAATTTAAAGTAAATTTATCCTTGATATAATCACAATAGTCTTaaattaatcattttttaatgtCGCCCCTTGCATCAAAATGTTTTCCCCAAGTGTTGTCACAAGACTCACAACTTCATATTTGATATTTCGATTTCATTCCATGTAcatattaatttcaaaattttcactaATTTTTTCCACTTTCCAATTAGCTACAcaattataaatacaacaaatctttaactaaatgaagtatttaattttattattttgtaaaaaataaaaaagatattACACATATACATGTAATATTAGACGTATGTGTACTGTTAGCAGTGTATATATTAACACAGATGGACAAAGTATACAAAAGTACGAGGCCTGACACGAGAGTCCTCTGCTTCTGGGCATGGCGACGAGCATGAAAGGTTACTACTCAAAGTTTATGTCTTTttgtccaaaaaaataaaaatattacgcaatcaattttttttaatttttttaatatgataTGAAATTAATGCTTAAATAGATTTCGACTCACTTAAACTTCAATTCGATTTTCCAAACAATACTGGGCTCTCTaattatcataatatatttattGAACCTTttccatgcataactaagtacatttttcaaattttaatttcaaagtttcaaattttatttcaaatactACTCCCATCTCAATTATACATGccacttttgttttttttaaatgctTTTCCCAAATGTATAATCTTGTAATATATTCAACAATATTTTTCTACCCTATTACTAATATATATCTCTATGCAAAATGTGTTAACTATTTTTGTTGAAAAATGAatataaaatatgtatataatttattttttcaatattttttctttTGTCATACCCCAAGAGAGATGAAAAGAGAGTATATCTTTaactattttaaatttattattattattttttttttgaaaaaaatagatACAGAAGTATACAAGTAGCCGTGCAACCCCTTCCTCCTTCAAACCTGTTAAAGGCATTGATTACAGTAATTTTTGCTTCGTACAATGACGAAAATTAAAAGCTAAAAGCCCCACACCCACGCACCGCACCCCTTCTTGAATTAAATTTACATACATTTCAGTGCTTTGCTTTTGCTGCATTTCGTTGATTCCATCTCACCCCTGTTCATTTTCTTGATTTGTCAACAACGCCCTTCTTTTTTTGGTTTCTGTTTCTTTCTGGTTTCTCACTTCAAGTGGTAGATTTTTTGTTGCTGAAGGATTGGATTCAGATACGACTACCGGTATTTCTTTCAGATTACagcaatttttcaaaaatttcttgAGTTATTTGGTTTTGTGGCATTTTTTTTTGGTGTGTGTGTCTTTAAAGGTTcattttttgacataaaaaaaaaaccgatTTTGTGTTGAAATTAGAAAACTTTGATgggttttttgttttgtttctggTAAAAGATTAATCTTTCCAGATTTTTAACTTCACCACACACATTTGTGCGTGTCTCTTGTCTCGGGCAACGTAAAtttaacttaatttaaaattttgctgCTCTAGATTACGTTGATCTTTGTTTAAAACCTTTTCATATCTAagttttttaatgatttttatttaatttttttgaaaaaaaagtgGTCTCTTTTTGCAGAGATCAAAGTACTTTGGCTTTCCTTTTTGTAATTAtacttattatttatatatcatTCCTTATCTCTTTAGTTCCTTTGTGGAGTATATGCAGTTTAGACTCAGATGTGACTAAAGTACATgcatcttttctttttcttaagCAAACCCTTAATCTTCAACAAGCATTTTGTATTTGCTTTTCCggttattaattgtttttcaaTTTCAAGAATTCTTTGTTCGAGTACATGGATCTCTCCTCGAGGTGCACATGAAACTGTTGACCCAATCTTTTCCtttctttaaataaaaaaaagtaaaaaaaaaaatctccaaGTTGTTGCCACCaaatttttcttgaaaaaagCAGTGTTCTTTTTGTTACACATATTAGATAGAGTTTAGTTATATTTCTGAAGTGTAATTTGTGAAAATTTAAGTAAAGATTATGTCATGTACTGTTGAATATTTTGGATGCTTTTTTTGCTGATCTTAGGTAGGTGGACTTTTCAATGAAAGTGATTTCATTTCTTGTCTCTATTGCCTATCAATCTTTGTTTTAATAATTAGTGATTATTGCTACTTTAGCTTGTGGGCCTGTCAAATCCATTCTCAAAGACAAAATTTGGATTTCGATTtgcactaaaataatatttgttcAAGTTAGATCTGCTTATGTGCCACAAAATACTGTTTTAATAACTCAGATCTTTCTTTTTCTAATATAGGTGGATCAAATTTGGTACCATTCCCCTCTGACCTGAATATTAGACTTTAATTGAGGttgtatttttacttgcaaAGGTCTTGCATTGCAGCTCGTTTTATGAAGTTTATTTCTGCAAATTTTGTCCCATTCATTATTCATGTGACTTAATATCTTCGTTTGAGAGGTGCGTTGTGGTGCACCCTTTAATCGAAGTTATACGGCAAatgttggttttgttgtgaTTAAACATGCGTTACTCGTGTATTGTATTTGTCCTTTCGGTTTTCATTTGAATACTTATGCTTGGCTTTTTCtggcataatttttttttctttcattcaaTGCTATTGTCTGAAGACTTGTTATTCAAGTTCCAATGGTTTttctttgttgttgttgtagcAATCAGGACCTGGAAACTCATCATTCTTCGGAGCGTGATTTTCTCATCGACAGCATAGTGCAATTACTATGGTAGACCTGAAGATAGGAGTTGACGTGATTGGTGCTCAAAATCTTTTGCCTAAAGACGGACAGGGTTCATCTAGTGCCTTTGTGGAGCTTTGCTTCGACGGTCAAAAGTATCGTACAAGTATCAAGGAAAAAGATCTCAATCCGGTGTGGAATGAGAGTTTTTTCTTCGATATATCCGATCCATCTGCCCTCAACACTCTTActcttgatgcttgcatctacAATAATGTGAAAGCAGCTCAAACTAGGTCCTTCCTTGGAAAAGTAAGCATCAATGGGACTTCCTTCGTTCCCTACTCTGATGCGGTTGTCTTGCAGTATCCTGTTGAAAAGCGCAGTATCTTTTCTCGTGTTCGTGGGGAGCTAGGACTGAAGGTTTATGTTACAGATGATCCATCGATAAAGTCATCTGCTCCTGTTTCTGAGGTTGAGGAAACTCAAGTGACCCCGGAGCACGTTGCTAAACCTATCTCCAATTCAAGTCAAAATGTTAAATCAGAGGCAAGACACACATTTCACCATCTCCCAAAGCGTGAAAAGTCAGAACCACAGAATCATGCTTCAGCATTTTCAGTTCCTCATCAAACAACTAAATATGTGGCAGACGAGATGAAGGCTGCTGAACCACAGCCTTCAACACTTGTTCGGGTTCAATCAGCAGCATCGGCACAACCAGTCGACTTCTCGCTTAAGGAAACAAGCCCTTTTCTTGGAGGGGGACGAGTTGTTGGGGGTCGTGTGATTCGGACAGATAGGACATCTGCAGGTACTTATGATCTTGTTGAAAAAATGCACTTCCTTTTTGTCAGGGTAGTCAAGGCTCGTGACCTTCCTGCCATGGATGTCACTGGGAGTTTAGATCCGTATGTGGAGGTGAAAATCGGAAACTATAAAGGTGTTACCAAGCACATTGAGAAACAGCAAAATCCATTGTGGAATGTGGTTTTTGCCTTCTCGCGGGAGCGGATGCAAGCATCTGTGCTTGAAGTAGTTGTCAAGGATAAAGATCTCATGAAAGATGACTTTGTCGGCTTCATCAGATTCGACCTCAATGAGGTCCCAATGCGTGTTCCACCAGACAGTCCTCTGGCTCCTGAGTGGTATCGACTCCAAGATAAGAAGGGAGAGAAGACAAAGGGTGAATTGATGCTTGCAGTTTGGATCGGTACTCAAGCAGATGAGGCATTTCCTGATGCATGGCACTCTGATGCAGCTACACCAGTTGACAGCTCAGCTGCTGCATCTGCTCTCATACGTTCAAAAGTTTATCATGCACCACGCTTGTGGTATGTCCGGGTACATGTTGTTGAAGCCCAGGACTTAGTACCATCGGAGAAAACTCGATTTCCTGATGCTTATGTTAAGGCACAGATAGGCAATCAAGTTACGAGAACGAAGCCGGTTCAGTCACGAAATTTCAACCCCCTATGGAATGAGGAGCTGTTTTTCGTTGCTGCAGAACCCTTTGAAGACCATCTTGTTCTGACAGTCGAGGATCGTGTGGCTCCTGGGAAAGATGAAACGATCGGGAGGGTCATTTTACCATTGAGTATGGTTGAAAAACGTGCTGATGATCGCGTTATTCACTCTCGTTGGTTTAATCTTGATAAGCCAGTTGTCGTGGAGGTTGATCAGCTCAAGAAAGAAAAATTCTCAAGTAAGCTCCATCTCCGGGTTTGTTTAGACGGAGGCTACCATGTTCTTGACGAGTCGACTCATTACAGCAGCGACCTTCGGCCCACAGCAAAACAACTTTGGAAGCCTCCAGTAGGGATCTTGGAACTTGGTGTGTTGAATGCTGTTGGGCTTCACCCAATGAAAACTCGGGATGGGAAGGGCACTTCGGATACATATTGTGTGGCAAAATACGGGCACAAATGGATCCGAACCCGTACTGTTGTTGACAACCTTTTCCCGAAATACAATGAGCAGTATACATGGGAAGTTTTTGATCCAGCAACTGTCCTGACAGTCGGTGTCTTCGATAACAGCCAATTGGCCGAAAAGGGTCCAAATGGAAACAAGGACTTGAAAATTGGAAAGGTTCGTATTCGAATTTCAACTCTAGAAACGGGTAGGGTCTACACACATTCTTATCCACTGCTTGTTCTCCAACCCAACGGTGTCAAGAAAATGGGAGAGTTGCATTTGGCACTACGATTCTCATCAACTTCTTTCGTAAACATGCTCCACGTTTACTCGCGACCCCTACTTCCGAAAATGCACTACATAAGGCCTTTCACGGTCATGCAGTTAGACATGCTACGCCACCAAGCTGTCAACATAGTGGCCATGAGGTTGGGTCGAGCCGAGCCCCCACTTAGAAAAGAGGTCGTGGAATACATGTCTGACGTCGACTCACACCTTTGGAGCATGCGCCGAAGCAAAGCCAACTTCTTCCGGCTAATGTCGGTCTTCTCAGGCCTGTTTTCTGTAGGGAAATGGATGGCTGATATCTGTATGTGGAAAAACCCTGTGACAACCGTGCTCGTGCACGTTCTATACCTCATGCTAGTCTCCTTTCCGGAGTTGATCCTACCTACAATTTTCCTTTACATGTTTCTGATAGGAATATGGAACTTCCGGAACAGACCAAGATATCCACCCCACATGAACACCAAAATCTCACAGGCCGAGGCTGTCCATCCTGATGAACTCGACGAAGAGTTCGACACATGGCCAACGTGTAAAAA
Coding sequences within:
- the LOC140871789 gene encoding multiple C2 domain and transmembrane region protein 7, with amino-acid sequence MVDLKIGVDVIGAQNLLPKDGQGSSSAFVELCFDGQKYRTSIKEKDLNPVWNESFFFDISDPSALNTLTLDACIYNNVKAAQTRSFLGKVSINGTSFVPYSDAVVLQYPVEKRSIFSRVRGELGLKVYVTDDPSIKSSAPVSEVEETQVTPEHVAKPISNSSQNVKSEARHTFHHLPKREKSEPQNHASAFSVPHQTTKYVADEMKAAEPQPSTLVRVQSAASAQPVDFSLKETSPFLGGGRVVGGRVIRTDRTSAGTYDLVEKMHFLFVRVVKARDLPAMDVTGSLDPYVEVKIGNYKGVTKHIEKQQNPLWNVVFAFSRERMQASVLEVVVKDKDLMKDDFVGFIRFDLNEVPMRVPPDSPLAPEWYRLQDKKGEKTKGELMLAVWIGTQADEAFPDAWHSDAATPVDSSAAASALIRSKVYHAPRLWYVRVHVVEAQDLVPSEKTRFPDAYVKAQIGNQVTRTKPVQSRNFNPLWNEELFFVAAEPFEDHLVLTVEDRVAPGKDETIGRVILPLSMVEKRADDRVIHSRWFNLDKPVVVEVDQLKKEKFSSKLHLRVCLDGGYHVLDESTHYSSDLRPTAKQLWKPPVGILELGVLNAVGLHPMKTRDGKGTSDTYCVAKYGHKWIRTRTVVDNLFPKYNEQYTWEVFDPATVLTVGVFDNSQLAEKGPNGNKDLKIGKVRIRISTLETGRVYTHSYPLLVLQPNGVKKMGELHLALRFSSTSFVNMLHVYSRPLLPKMHYIRPFTVMQLDMLRHQAVNIVAMRLGRAEPPLRKEVVEYMSDVDSHLWSMRRSKANFFRLMSVFSGLFSVGKWMADICMWKNPVTTVLVHVLYLMLVSFPELILPTIFLYMFLIGIWNFRNRPRYPPHMNTKISQAEAVHPDELDEEFDTWPTCKNPDLVRMRYDRLRSVAGRIQTVVGDIATQGERCQSLLSWRDPRATAIFVTFCLIAASVLYVTPFQVIAALGGLYMMRHPRFRYRLPSVPVNFFRRLPARTDSML